CTACTAATAACCTAAATCTTCcgcaagaattgcactatcttttagtgaaaaccaatgacgttttacaaatagacgcgtcatacactaacaaaattgcacataaaaacagcgcactatttactatagtcacagcccaagcggctcgcattgatacgcgCCGAGTGAGCCCGAGTAtgtccgaatgggcccgagcgtcgaccgtcCCGTCGCCATGAcggtcgaataaaatgcatttattagttgaaacatatttaaatagtgtatacttattactaacgtatgaaatgaaacgtttttttcattcacagttggattataatttgtacatcgtctaaaaacacaggaaggcattttatttataaaaatacaaaagttagtaagccgactagcggtgacagtggttggaggttgactacaTGAATGTCGGggaattaccttactttcgtcttgccagtattgagctcgaacaacgtatctatgtaataaaaacatcttaggtgaaaaccgtacaaaaatccgttcagtagattttgagaaaatcgaccaCATGTAGACAGATACCtattggggactttgttttatagcatgtatagatagatataattgaaataaagatTTCCACCATGAACAGTGCAGTAGTGGACACATTATTGTTTCTTGTCTCACCATTGtcttaacataaatataaatatagtttactaACCTTTTACtaaaatagcggcgatagcctagttgggtgtggaacggactgccaacaccaatgtccgcaggttcaaagaccaagggcacacacctctgacttttctaaaatcatgtgtgtattatttgtgaatttatcgctttaacggtgaaggaaaacatcgtgaggaaacctgcttatctgagaagttctctataagaatttcgaaggtgtgtgaagtctaccaatccgcactaggccagcgtggtggactaaggcctaatccctctcagtagtggaggtggcccgtgctcagcagtgggcaagtattataatacagggctgatattattattattattgctaacCCTTATGAGTCAATGttacttgattaataataataataatataagaagctctcaattggccgttgggtcggaggccagatggAGAAGGAATTGTTGCTGGACAccgcgcgcattgtgaggagattcctcactttgaatctttaaccgccggtggcttgtgtcttgagcttcgccatcggagagtcattatttttttatatttttatatgcatatttttgaataaagaatatatttcgaaaaatgcaaaaaatcCTTTAGATTAATGGaatgaacataataataaataaataaatcaatttaaatcgCAAAATTTAAGGGAGAAGATGTATTGTTGTCGCGCATACCAATGATTCCTACAGATATGCCACTTGAGTTCCAAACGGTGCGACTCGCGTTTGCAAGGCGCAGAGACGATCACTACAAGCGTGTGAATTGAATTTGGAAAATTCATGCTTTTTACAGTTGTAAATGGCTTGCTTAAGTGACGGGAAATGGGCTTATTTATTCGTGTACGCACCAGAAggaaaaaccaaaaatattgcGTAAAAAATCACTTTATTAAACAGAATGTACAAccgaaaacttttttatttatttattatactgtttatttCTTCATACTTTACATGTTTATTACTTCATACGTTGCATTACAATTCATGGCTGTGGCATAGATGTGTAAAATTCTATATGCTTTATACATGCGAAAAACCACATacatttttgtaagttttttttacagaGAAAAATTTTAGGGGGTTTCCGAACAAAACTAAGGTGGACAATAGGGTTATCAATTTGAAAATTCGCCAAAGTGCAGGGATTCTCAATTAGATTGGAGATTACGtggttttagatttattaatttactacgttctcataattttataacaatgattttttactttacttttactATATCTGAACTCCTATACActcatcattaaaaataaatatccacttcttttttttaaataagtgttTCTTGTGACTTTACTTTCGTGAAAAACCTTTCTACTACAATAATCCCTAAATCATTATAACAATTCATAGCGTGATCTACACAACTCCAACACACCTTActtaaaaattcaaatgtttcCCAATTACCGAGAGGTGAATGCATGACATTGTCTATCCGTATGCCGAATGTCATTCAAATTTATTCAGCGGTTCTGTATTTGTCtctaacatccaaacattttcacaatcatttgcatttttaaatattagtgcaACTAAGATATGATTTAGACGGGAAGTGAAAATTGTCTTGACCACAGTTGAGTTTTTAGACATAAACACAATGCAACTCAAATGCTAAACGGTATTTAACTGTGATTAAAACTGAAAAAGCTTATTTTAAGACAAAATTATTTTCCCCTTGCATTTTTGAAACCGCAATTCGGAATAGATTTACaaggattttttaatattggcaTTGGCAACACTATCTTCACTCTAGAAACATCCCCGATCAGCAATGTGGTCTCAAAAATGTCAAATGATTTCGTACGcaatggtatttatttattgttgttcgTAATCGATCATATCTTGCACTGTTTATACATATTACTCAGCACtgtggtagatattgtaaagtTGATATTGTATTCTGTCCTGTATACAAATATGACAGAGGGAACGAAGAAACGTAAACGGAATTCGGCAGAGTCACATAACCAAGTTGTTGTCAATCGAGGCGTTATAGACGCGAATTGGCAGAAATTTCTATCAGCCAACATAATTATGGATAAGAAAGAAGAAAAGCCGCCCCAAAAAAATCACTTCACGGGCACTTTCCGGCGTGCAAGGAAGAAAAAGCCGCAAAACCAAGAGATTTCGTCGTCAGAGTACATCAATGGTGACatgaaaagtttaaatttagaacctCAGCCGAAcggtgaattaaaaaaaatcaatgagcCTAggaagcaaaataaaataaccaaatttTTGGCTATGGATTGTGAAATGGTTGGAATAGGGTATAATGGAAGTGACCATATGCTGGCTAGAGTGTCCATAGTCAATAAATTTGGGGACTGTATCTATGATAAGTTTGTGAAAGCGCGGGAAGAGGTCAAAGACTACAGAACTGATGTGAGTGGAGTAAGGAAGGAAGATTTATTGAATGGTGAAGAATTTACCGTTGTTCAAAAAGAAGTCTCTGACTTATTGAAAGGAAAGATTTTAGTTGGACACTCTTTGAAAAATGACTTAAGTGTGTTGTTTTTGTCACACCCAAAGAGGAATATTAGAGACACTGCCAGATATAAACCTTTTAAAAAGGTATATATGACTCAtgtttatagtaatataataattcgtAATATAAGTTGAATATTGCATGTATACTGTCCAATGGCTAGGTATAAGCCAGGAATTGTGAACCAGTGATATGTGACATATTAATTCAAGCATGCGAGTAATATGAAAAACATTCTATCtttctttgggcttcacttcccttaacatcaggtgcaacATAAGATTAGGTGCCAAGACAATCTCTTTTAGGTTTACTGGTACCGGTGGAACGAAAACCATTTGTAATTTGTACtgtaaatgatttaataataaaaaaaaatattaaaatactgaaGACATTTTGCTGAGAcccaataaaaaagaaaatctaaAACTTACTTGGGTCATAAAAAAGTCACTAAAAGGCAGCATTCGTATAGATAAAACTAGTGGAGGGCATTTTACAAgtcatgtttttcttttataaataatggcatgTTAAGCATTAAAGGTTCGCCATCTCTGGTATAGACTTTGTCTACTATTAATAGGTGTTAGGCTCCCACCACTCCCAGATCTTGAATTTTTGGGCAATTTGGAGGCAGGGCacaatctggataatgccgcccctgaccacctatatttttacctttgtcactACATCACTTCACGCCCtacgggaaataatttatgtgtttaatttactgaacgtctcagtagtcaaaattgcgttaatgatgagtcgCGTATGCGTCTGTCAAGTGTGAATTTGCCGCCTGgtgcacgggccctggcttgcccccccttAGATCCAGGGATGGCTCCCGCACTATTCTTATGAAGGTTCCCAGTTTTACTAATTTTTAAGTCTGTTAAAAAGCCACTTCCCAAACATTAATAGTATAATGAACACATAAAAAGAGTTGTTTTCAATATATAATGCCTATTCTAATAAAAaggtaatatataattttttttataaaagtaaaaatatttattaaaaaaatataatttttaattcaaatgcaTCACCTAAAATTGTTGTATGTTAACTTAATCTGCTTAGCAACCACAACCTGTTTTACCCTAATTTTCAGACCCCCAAGTtactaaatgttaaatatcaaaataattaataacgccatctattcATTGTCTAATGAACCCATTTATTAACTAGactaaaacattgtatattctttataaaaaaaatattcattggtTTATCCACACTAGCgtgttgtaaaaaaatctttatctaATTTCAGATCACCAAAGGCAGCACTCCGTCCCTAAAAAGGTTGGCAAAAGAAATTCTAGGTATTGATATCCAGCATGGAGAACACAGTTCAGTGGAAGACGCAAGAGCTGCCATGCAATTGTACTGTACTGTAGGTAAAAAATGGGAAGAGAGTTTAAGCGACAAACGAGGGCATAGGAAGATttctaatgaataaaattttcgtCTAATTTGGCTCAGCATGATTTGGCCGAATTTTCGGATTGGCGTGAATCGGCCGAATTTTCGGCTTGGCATGAATCGGCCGAATTTTCGGCTTTGTTGAGATGTTTTTAAATGTCAACGTTGTTTTTAGTTTGTAATCGGGTTTTCGGTGTTGCATGATTAGCCCGAAATGTCAGATGATTTCAGTAAATTGAGCCAgttgaaaaagaaaattatgtttgcAGATTGTTTTCAtataacgattttttttctgttttttcggCTTTAAATTCGAATTACCATGAAAAAGTAAGCCGAAGGGACCtttgaacaaaatattgttctttaAGTCAGGACCtcgaaatataaaagtatattattaaaatttagacatatatatacttaatttttttttatagtacaataattatattatgtacattttattcaaattggaatatttttatactgaaaaaGTTCCAATTTTATCTGAATATTTATGTTCATTCCTACTAATCagatgaattaaaattatagcttgaccaagaaaataaaaaacctcaacATGTTATAGTCAAATATAGAActaatttttttgtaagtacCCACAAtgtttaaaacgaaaaaaaagtGGGGTcccaggttttttatttttctggtcaggctataatatataagttttgCCATTTTCAGGACAATAAAAAAGATCCATACATTTGTGTAAGTTTTCGTTTTTTGCATTTAATATGGAGTGcctataattaaattctaaaagcAATTGTACAACATGTagttagaataattaatataagctctgctttaaagttaatatagattttttattttttacatatttgtgttttatttcttttgactCGTCGACACTAGTGTTGCCAAACGTCCCGTATTTTAGGAATAGACTCCCGGATAGACTCCCGGGATAGATAGTCCCGTAAATCAATCTATCTACGATTGACAAGTACTCGCGCACGCGACGTTCGCATTGTCGCATACATATCCATACGACTctgtttttaatcaatttaactaAAAGCGAGTTGATACCTGATTTTAATTacgattataattgtattgattgttacaaatatgttaaaagtggCTCgatatatggaaaaaaaaatatttgtcctgggtaaaaaactaaaatctcGTATTTTTGCGCAGCATTTGTCCCTTACAAGCTGAAAAATAATCTGGCAAACCTAGTCGACATGATCTCCCCCGCAGCTTACCAGTTGCAAAAGTTattccgacacaacatataggtactaatgcatGAATGCTGTCTACTAATCgttctgataattagattctccataaagggaagccgataggaatagggttatatggacctttcgctacTGTCGCTtctcgcttactatcaggtgagggagtagtccattgaaaagttacatttggggttgtgttttttagaggacgcaattttatttttttgaagtgtagggggggacAGTCTAaagccaagtttgtggggtcgccacccttgtcccacggccgccatcttgaaaataggggttgaaatggttttacgatttatctcttaaactatttatctcacaaaaataaaaacatttttgttgcaaattaaattctctacaactttggtctagtaactttggagtagaactataaataaaaagttataagcgaaaatgttaagaaattcaatgttaagcaatatccattgcaacgtcatcagaacgtgtgtttataaggttcataatacttttttttgtactctcattaatacctaaatacccaagggaccattagggaacaaaagaacatcggcctgctattattattattatttctaacctctccattgtaagaatagctgataatattatgttgaagttgtcgtaagtaagttttttattagcattttgacttttaaaagtcaaaatgctaataaaaaaaagtagttttcactaaagttaaaatcgtgtctaaaatcattcgaaatcgtcttcacaattaaaaacagaataaaatacatccgcacgtacagaaatatgtagcacaacgaATAATAGctggcagatgttcttttgttccctaatggtccctggGGGagttgggtattaatgagagtacaaaaaagtattatgaaccttataaacacacgttctgatgacgttgcaacggacattgcttaacattgaatttcttaacattttcgcttataactttttatttatagttctacaacaaaagttactagaccaaagttgtagagaatttaatttgcaacaaaaatgttttacattttttgtgagataaatagtttaagagatacatcgtaaaaccatttcaacccctattttcaagatggtggccgtgggacaagggtggcgaccccacaaacttggttttagctttagactgaccccccctacacttcaaaaaaataaaattgcgtcctctaaaaaacgcaaggtaaggcctaaaaaatgtaacatttcaatggactagatGTTATCTTAcagtttgaacattgtagcctgcattgacgtatattctagacacgaacgtccatataaactatttgttcaaaatctgaactaaaatggcgaccaaaacgtcacttataacctatttattcacttgaacaacaaataagttAACTAAttggactaatatttttttatttacatccaggtttacactaaGACTCAAGTTCTTATAACATAAGCGCCACTTCGTACATAACcccacgctgtcaatgttgaaatcctACTAGTAAGatgtatggattgcagtacagttgaatCGAACATAATGAAtatacggaacgccagatctagtatgtagtacatacctATATATCAATGGTAGTCTGAATTATCGGGCATTATGGGACTTCTGTATGGCACCCTGCAGTCAACACTGGAGAAACTTGTGAATGAGATCCTGAAATCTctcagcttagcgactgcagggcccttgaagaaagttgggagggaatTGTCGTGGAAGGATAAGGAAATCTCTGAGGATGGGATAAGAAGAGGTCAGGAAATGTCCGTGAGCCcctataggcctcaatgtgattTGCctaccatgaggtatacacactacCCTgagtgcctagggccgcgacaaatgtccctcgTGCGGGCGTGTATTGGGAAACGgcggtgttatttattttgatgtctgaaaaatacttaacaatataaatgaaacaCGAAATCAATGactgttaaattttattaaattccataTACGTCGACAGGTTTCGACCACACTGAGCATACGCGACGGCACGCAGTTTGATACATGGACgttcaaaactaaaaaatctaaataaaatactttttggcCTTGAACCttcagaataaaaaaagtacttttgtaagtaattaaagtCTGTTTGAAATTCTGAGGCCTTAGTTCAACAAAAGGACATTCGGAATAACTTGTGACTGATGatcgtaaacaaaatatatttgaatttggtTTAAAGATTATGGTAAAGCCTAAAGGTATTTAATTCTGAGTTAAATTAGTTCTGAGTGTTCAAAATATCACCTTATCCGAGATTTTAGTGAGTAGGTGTTGTACTTCATTTGTATAAAGTTTTTACTAAAGAAATACAATATACAGAAAACAAATAATCAGCAGTCACAGGTACGCCGTATCAAAACAAATGcttcatatttaaatttcaactttaatGTCATAATATTAGGCTTTAATACCGAAAAATAAGTGCCTGCCTAACCTAAAAACATTTCTTGGAACAAAAAATTTGgatctgtatttttttacaagaaacCTCGCATCGCGTCTGCTCAGTGCAACCGATTTATTACATCACAGGTTTTAGCCCTTTAACAACTTTAGCTATTTAATCCGTTGCTTTAAGTGTGTTGGTAGAAACTATACTCACAGGAATgaatataatacttttagaAGTAGCTTCGATTCATTTATAGCATTGTctgtgaaaaataataagttaataaatatggtGATATTGTggactatataaaataatttcaaatcacGTCACACCATGTTACACTACGTCCAATCACGTCACAACACGTCATACAATGTCACATCGTAATACAAGcacttaaatacaaaatataacctaccaaCACACTTTCATAATTCCATTAATTTTTGGCTCCAATGgcattaaattttatagcactTTCCATTTTTCCTAAATAGTATTAGCTCTATTGCTGTTAGAGAATCgtctaatataaattcttttacGATCGATGTCGAAGATTTCAAAACAAGGATTGCGAAAACCAACCAAAACATTCATTGAAAAGGCGGTAGTTATATCCGTTAACGATCGTTAAGTTCTAAAATTACGATAGCAAAATAACCGTCGAAATATAATCATTGTCGCTGTGGTCTGCTAAATTTGGTGTTCGTTTTGACAAAACTCACAAATCTTGATTAAATATGCAATTTCTAAAAGGGCACATGTCTGAAAATGTATGAAGTTCAGGAAATAGAAATTTGCtatagtgtaaaaaaaaattgttgttcaattagcaataaaaaattacagaagttttgttgttatttgttattatatcttttattaagataaaataatgacctattctaaaattgttaatttgtgggaatcgtctaaaaactaatttctgttggcAACCTTTACTTTTTCCCCTTTTTTCATGCTACAGGTTTCATTTTTGACCTATCTTTGATAAGTTAagttttatagcaacttaaaaaaaaggtcgcaaacagaaattcgtttctttgacgattcccacaaattaacaattttgaaataggtcattattttattaagagaccGATATACATTTCTCGATATAGATCTAGATATATTTATGAGATGTGCCCTATtagaaattgcatattcaattacatTAAAGCCCAATTTATGTGTATTCTTCAGTGGAGTTCGAGACGACAGCGACAATTATATCACATTGGAGTAAGCGGCACAAGCCATGAGCACGAACTGTGGTTGAGGCGAGCGAGCATATGTACGAGACGAAATTGTAGCGTATAATAAGCCAATAGTAGACGAGCATCGACTGAGCGACCAATTAAAACATCGGTGCGTTGGGCGACTGACTAATCGCGAGCGTGCTCACAACTCGTGCCTCCGCACTTTAACAAAACTACCTTGATTATTGTGATTTTTCTCGGTATCAGAAGCTATTACAATCTTTTATTCAATGTATGAATCGCAATTCCTAAAACAATATACCTCAGGGATGACGAACCTTTATTGCATGCCatttaaaacacaattaatAATGTGCCTTATCTATCCGACCTTTTTATGTCCCAAAAGTTTTTAGTTGGATATTATTTTGTCTCGTGCAGCCACTGGCACGCGTGGCAATAGTTCGCCAACCCCGATACCCAATGATCGAAGTTATCTTTGCACCTGGACTCCTTTGTTTAAACCTTGcacatatttgaaaatgttttggaAAAATAACTTCAACTAGGCATTTAGATAATGGTCCGTTAAAAGTAACTATTAAAAACATctataactatttttaacattatataaattgtgCGCTATTATTGTTGAGTATATGACATTATGAGTATGTAACAGAAAAATGTTGCTATAAGATGTCGCTTAAATCGTAAGTCGAAAAACAGACAGGCCCTGGcgtcaaatataatttgaccTCTTTTTAGTAAGCGAAAATATAGGCAGATAGGGCTTGTTTTAGGCTCTGAGGcgtcaaatataatttgaccCCTGAAGACCTCTAAGATCTGGTGCTATGAGCCACTGCCTGGTATTCCC
This genomic stretch from Manduca sexta isolate Smith_Timp_Sample1 unplaced genomic scaffold, JHU_Msex_v1.0 HiC_scaffold_63, whole genome shotgun sequence harbors:
- the LOC115450707 gene encoding RNA exonuclease 4, which encodes MSNDFVRNGIYLLLFVIDHILHCLYILLSTVVDIVKLILYSVLYTNMTEGTKKRKRNSAESHNQVVVNRGVIDANWQKFLSANIIMDKKEEKPPQKNHFTGTFRRARKKKPQNQEISSSEYINGDMKSLNLEPQPNGELKKINEPRKQNKITKFLAMDCEMVGIGYNGSDHMLARVSIVNKFGDCIYDKFVKAREEVKDYRTDVSGVRKEDLLNGEEFTVVQKEVSDLLKGKILVGHSLKNDLSVLFLSHPKRNIRDTARYKPFKKITKGSTPSLKRLAKEILGIDIQHGEHSSVEDARAAMQLYCTVGKKWEESLSDKRGHRKISNE